A window of Romeriopsis navalis LEGE 11480 genomic DNA:
CCCATCGAGCCTAAATGCACCGGAATATGCGGCGCATTTGCAATCAGTTCACCCTGTCCATCAAAGATCGCACAGGAGAAATCCAAGCGTTCCTTGATATTGACTGACGAGCTGGTCTGCTGCAAGGTAATCCCCATCTGCTCTGCGACCGACATAAACAAATGGTTGAAAATCTCTAATCGAATCGGATCAGGAGTGCTGGGCAAGGCCACATCCCGGACTACATTCAGCGTCGGTGCGGCAGTCGTCCGTTGCAAGACAAGGTTCCCTGCCGCATCGACAATCGCACTCCAGCCAGGATCTAACACATTTGTCCCCGTTGCTTCCACAATCAACGCTGGCGCCTCAATCCGATCGCCCACTTGGAGATCAGCCTGCTGATACACTGGCACCGCCTGCCACCCGGAGGCCAGATACATCTCAACCATCGACACCGGCTGTAATGCCTCAGTACGGGAAGCAACAGCGCTATTCGCCACCGGCACTTGACTGGGTAAAATCAGCTCAACTTCCACCATCGCAACAATCAATGTTTTATGTTCAGCAATGAATCCATAGCGTTGTTGATATTGCTGCTCAAATGATTGCTGAATTGTATCAATTGCATTGGTCCCATCAGCATCACCATAGGGCACCACCAACGTTGAATCGGTTCCCTCATAACGCAGATGCAAGCGCAATTCAGTTTGAATATCGGCGGATTGAATCTCCACGAGCTGTTGCACAATGCACTGCTGCGCTTCCTTGATTAATGCCTGAATTACGGGTTGCATCAGGGGTAAATTTGGTGCCACTAAAGGGAGCTCGACCGATTGTTGGCGAACCTCACGCCGATCGGCCAATCCCATGCCATAGGCCGACAGGACACCCGCTAGGGGATGCAGCAAAATTTGGCGCATGCCTAACGCATCCGCAATCATGCAGGCATGTTGCCCCCCCGCTCCGCCAAAACAACAAAGTGTATAGGTCGTCACGTCATACCCCCGCTGCACGGAGATTTGCTGAATGGCCGTTGCCATCTTTTCCACCGCGATCGCCAGAAACCCCTGGGCAATCGATTCCGGCGTCATTGCGGCGGTGCCCAGCATCGACTGCACTAACTGACCAAACTGGCGTTGCACAATCTGATGATCGAGGGGTTGATTCGCCTCAGGCCCAAATACCGCGGGAAAAAATGCGGGCTGAATACGCCCCAACATGACATTACAATCCGTGACAGTCAGTCCACCGCCTTTGCCGTAGCTGGCCGGACCCGGATTGGCCCCCGCCGACTCCGGCCCGACCCGGAACCGAGCACCATCAAATTGCAATAGCGATCCACCCCCAGCGGCCACCGTATGAATTGACATCATCGGCACGCACACACGCACACCGGCGATTTCCGTTTCTAGGGATCGTTCATATTCCCCGGCAAAATGCGCCACATCCGTCGACGTCCCGCCCATATCAAAGGTAATAATTTGCCTAAATCCCGCAGCTTGAGCGATTTTAACCGCCCCAACAATTCCCCCAGCCGGTCCCGAGAGCAAACTATCCTTACCTTGAAACGTATCAGCGGGCGTCAGCCCACCATTCGACTGCATAAATTCTAGCGATATCGCCTTGGGGACGACTTGGCGGTTAGTCGTAACTAAAGCTGTGGCGACTTGGTTCACATAGCGTCGCAGAATTGGCGATAAATAGGCATCGGCAACCGTTGTATCACCACGACTGACCAACTTCATGCGCGGACTCACTTGATGCGATACCGAAATCTGAGCAAAACCGGCAGCTTTAGCAATGGCAGCCACCTGCTGTTCGTGCAGCGGAAAGCGATAACCATGGAGTAAGACAATTGCACAAGCCACAAATCCATCATCCCTGGCGATTTGCAACTGCGATCGTAGCCGTTCCTGTTCATCCGGCATAATGCCTTGGCGCGTTTGCCCAGTTGCATCAATGCGCTCATTGACCTCAATCACACGGCCATACAACATCTCTGGCAGCACAATCTGGCGGGCAAAGATCTGGGGCCGGTTTTGATACCCAATGCGCAGGGCATCCCCCAAGCCCTGAGTAATCAATAACACCGTCGGGACGCCTTGGCGCTCAAGCAAAGCATTTGTCGCAACGGTTGTCCCCATTTTAATCGCCGCAATTTGCTCCCGCGGTAGCGGCAGCGGTTCTGGGCAATTGAGTAAGGCGCGAATCCCGGCGATCGCCGCATCGGCATACTGCTCTGGATTTTCCGACAGCAATTTATGCACAACTAAGCGACCATCGGGCCGCTGCGCCACAATGTCGGTAAAGGTGCCCCCGCGATCGATCCAAAATTGCCAATTAGCATCAGCCATAGTGCAGATTCCCAAGGATTGTTTGCAGTGCAACAATTACACCAGTGGATATGTTTGTTGATCATGACACCAAACACCGCCCAATGGCTGCAGCCAGGGATTATCCACAAAAACTCGACGGTCATTGCCCCCGACCGCTTAATTCCCCCTTCTTCTGAGTTTTTCTACCATTTGACAGAGGTCAGGCCTCTACATCAAGGCATACGATCAATGACTAGGACAGTCTAAACTGACGCATTTCGACGACAGCACCATCACAATTATCGCCAAGCGCCATCCAGGGAAGTTGTATCCATCCAGCATGTGCTTTTACTTTGGTGCCAGTGGCGGGTCAGTTAGTTATGCAGTTGAACATTTCTAAATCGCGCCAGCATGCCTTGCAAACAGGCAGTTGCTCACTATTTTTGTCCCTAGTCACTCGAATTAATTGTGACTGGACGGTGTTGCATTGCGATCAAATAGCCACTCATTAAAACTAGGTGTGAATTGAGTCTGTGAAACGATTTTGGTTAGCTTTAGGGCCAGCGATTATGCTGGTTCCCCCTTGGGCTGCGGCAAGTTGGGCCGATCGGCCCCTGATTTTTCGCGTCAAGCAATCTTTCATAGTTCAGACGGTCAAGGGTAAGGGCTACGTATTAGACCAGCATGAGGCCCAGATTGCCCATCGCGGCGATCGCCTAAATCGCCTCAAAGCGGGGGTTCAAACCCGCAATGGCACGATGAGCCTCCGCTCTGATACGCAAACCAGTGAACTCCAGCTCGCACCCCATACCGTCCTCCGCATCACCAAAATTCAACCCGATCCCGCCGGCGGCAGTCGGATATACCTCAAAGTCGAGCAGGGCAGTGTCAAAATCAACCTCTTACCCCGCAACTTCGTCCCCCCCAGCCCAACCAATCCACCGCCAACTCAACTCAACGGCGTCCGAGCCAGTCTTATCCCGACTTGGCAACACCCCACATTTAAGGCAACACCCCACATTTAATTTGTTATAGGAGTACGGTTACTGGTTATGAACTGGCGACGTCAATCCCGCCTCGATCGATGGAAACATTGGCAAACTTGGCTTCCAAGTCTATTGGCAACGCTATTTGTGGCTGGTTTATTCTGGCTAAAAATGCTCCAACCGCTGGAACATTTAGCTTACCAATGGCTATTTCAATGGCGAGGCCATTTGGCCTGGGACGAACGGGTCGTCTTGGTCAAAATCGATGAACCCAGTCTCAAACAATTGGGCGCTTTTCCTTGGAGCCGCGATCGCTATACTCAATTGCTCAATGTCATCAAATCATCGCAACCCAACACCGTCGTTTTCGATCTCGTATTTTCCGAACTGAGTCCAGCGGATCAGCGCTTTGCTGAAGCAATCCGCCAACATCGCCAGATCGTCATCGCTGGGGCCTGGAACCAACCGAATCGGACATGGCAACCCAACCCCATGCTACGCAAAGCCGCAATTGCCACCGGACATATTCTCCAAACCGCCGACGCCGACGGCATCGTCCGCCGCATCCCCACCTATGTCGATCGGGCCGCCACACTCAGCCTACCGAGCCTACAAACCTATCAACTATTTGCCAATATCCCAGAAATGCCGCTGGCACAGTCCCATCTCTGGCCTAATTGGATTGCCCCCACAGAGCAAATGCCGCAGTATTCCTTCATCGATCTATTAAATGGTCAAGTCACCCCCGCCGCCCTCGAAAACAAAATTATCTTAGTGGGCGCAACTGCCGCTGGCTTCAACCCACTCATGACCCCCTTTGACGAAGAATCATCAGCGAGCGGCGTTCATCTACATGCCACATTACTGAATAACTTACTCCAACAAAACTTACTCCAGCCAATTCATGGCAAACGATGGATGGGCTTACTGCTGCTCAGCAATCTGATTTGGAGTCATTGGCTACGGCAAGTTCGCACATTCCAACAATTAGTTGGTAGTGGGATTTTAGTCAGCGGTTGGTGGTTGCTCGCCTTGCTTGCCTTACACCAGAGTTACTGGTTACCCGTCGCTGTACCAGGGATATTGTGGCTGACGACCAGTATGATGCACTGGATTATGGGCAATATCCAATTAGAAGCCAAAAATCAACAACTCAATCATCTAGCGAATATCGATGAGCTGACTCAAATTTCAAATCGCCGTGCGCTTGAACAATATCTCCAGCAAGAATGGCAGCGATCGCGCCGGGAGCAACAACCCATCTCACTGCTTCTCTGCGACGTTGATTTCTTCAAACAATTCAACGACTGCTACGGTCATATCGCTGGGGATGAATGCCTTTACCAGATCGCCCAAGCCTTAAACCTCAGTACAAAACGTCCCACCGATCTAATCGCTCGATATGGCGGAGAAGAATTTGCCGTTGTGCTACCCAACACTGATGCACAAGGTGCAGAGAATCTCGCAACGGCGATCTTGAGTCAAGTCCGCGCAAAATTGATTCCCCATCAGAAATCGCCAATCAGCCATTACGTCACACTCAGTTTGGGGCTAGTCACCGTCGTCCCCGATGCCCAAATTGACTGGCTGGACATGATTGATGCCGCTGATCGTGCCCTCTATCAAGCCAAATTCCAAGGCCGCGATCGTGCCTGTAATGCCGTTATCAAGTCACCCACTGCAGAATTTGTCTAAGGCGCAATCGTTGTTAACGCAATCACCCCTCAAACAAATTGTCCCTGCGCCACCAGCATCACGACCCCACCCACATCAATCTGAATCAGCTTAGTGGTTTTACACCGCGCAGCACGCAGGGATAAGACCGAAGGCCGACCAATCGATTCACCTTGCGATACTTGAATATCAATCTGATCGCAGCCCAAATAACGGTGTTCCACCAGATATCCCGCAAAACAACCATTCGCACTACCGGTGGCTGGATCTTCAGGGATTCCCAGGGCATCCGCAAACATGCGCACCGTAAATTGGCACTCCCCCGACCGTGCTTCCGGACAAAATACAAAAATTGCCTGGGCTTCAATCCGCTCAATTAATTGGTAGTACAAGGGCAAGTTAATCTGCAGACTTTGCAGGGTATTCAGCGATCGTAGCGGCACAATGATAAATGGCAAACCCGTCGAAACGGATTGAATCGGCACACTCGGATCAATCTCAGTGGGTGCAATTCCGAGCACCGGCGCCAAATCACCAGGGGTGAGAACGGCTCCGAATTGGGGCGGATTTTGACGCATCCATAGCCGTTCTGGAAAAGCTGAAGCGGCAGCAGCATAATCAAATTTCACCGGGATTACGCCACCTTGAAAATTCAGGGTTAGGGTTTCGATCGGTGCACCAATGACCTGACGTTGCAACACATAGGCTGTCCCCAAGGTGGGATGGCCCGCAAATGGCAACTCCGCCACTGGCGTAAAAATGCGCACATCATAACCACCACCAGCCGCCTCACCCAAAATAAACGTGGTTTCTGAGAAATTGAGTTCTTGGGCAATTTGCTGCATTTGCATCGGCGTCAGATCGCGCGCTTGCGTGAACACCGCTAACTGATTACCGGTATAGCGAGTCTGCGCGAATACATCCACAAGACAAAAATCGAGCGGCTGCGCCAAATTCGAGTCATGCATCAGAGAACCCCTCCAAACATCAAACCTGCGCCAGGAGCATAACACCAATTAGCTGGCCCATAAATTGATGACAACTGACACAACCACCCTTCAATTGTCATGAATTTCTGACAATTGCCACATTGTAAACTTTATGCAAACGTTCCTGATTCAGCACTCTTAGCAAAGAAAAACTTTGATTAAGGGAAAATTGTTAGTTCTTGGCGCATTCGGGGCACCCTAAGAGAATTGGAATCGCTGCATTTCAACTAGGGAAGAAAATTTGGGCGTTTCAGTGCATCATTTCTCCGTCAAAAAAATATAACGGAAGATTAAGTATCGTTGTGGATCCACGATGATTTTAGATTGCGATCAAATCACACAAATCACACCTAAAGCGGAATGAAATTCCTGCGGAAATCATCACGCTTGGGGAAATTTGCTCGTTTATCTAGGCTTTATAATTCTGGGTGCTGAAAACTGTATCGCATCTTACAAATTTCAATACTCTCTCATGACCATCAACAAAATGGCTTGGGTCGCATCTGGTGTGGGTTGCCTAGCAATTGCTAGTGCCAATCCGATCAGCACGGCCTCACGTGTCTGGCAGTCGATGGATCAGATTGATCGGCATACATCGACGGAACAATCGCCGATGTATGCGACCAACCTGGTCGACGAAGCATTGGAATATGCCGAAAATTCACCGGCGGGTACAACACTTAATGCCGTGTCAGTCGATCGCCTCAACAGCGACCCCCTTGGGGAATTAGTCGATCATTCAGCGACAGCATTCGCGACGCCACAAACCCACTCCGCACATTTGGTCACAGACCAAATCCCCCATCGAATTGCGCTCAATTCAACGCAAGAAACATTTTGGCGGTGTCCCAACGTTCAGACACCACGCCAACCTCAAGCCTTATTTGCAGTCAAGATGCAAGGTTGCACCATTGGCTATCTCAGCAATGAGCGCGGCGCACAGCGGTTATCCCAGAAACTCGATCGCCAACTCCAAGATCCGAGCACTGACTGGACAAGTGTCATGCCCCAATTGTTGGGCGATCAGATGGCCATCCAACAGGGGAAACAGATGCTTATGAGTATCACCCCTGCGGTAACCAGCCAATTTGATCAACATCCGCATCGGCTGATTGCCAATTGGGCCAATCATATTCGGATGGTCGCAGGGGCCGCACCGCTAGCGCTAGCCCAGGCCCAAAAGCATATGTACAAAGTCATTGAGACCTCTGACGTCGATCGAGGCACAGCTTCTTGGTACGGTCCTTATTTCCATGGACGGTTGACCGCGAATGGTGAAATCTACAATCAATACGATTTGACCGCAGCACACCGAACATTGCCACTCGGTAGCTTTGTCCAAGTTACCAACCGTGAAAATGGTCGCAGTATCGTTGTTCGGGTTAATGATCGTGGCCCCTACTACGACGAAGACAGTCGAATTATCGA
This region includes:
- a CDS encoding hydantoinase B/oxoprolinase family protein; this encodes MADANWQFWIDRGGTFTDIVAQRPDGRLVVHKLLSENPEQYADAAIAGIRALLNCPEPLPLPREQIAAIKMGTTVATNALLERQGVPTVLLITQGLGDALRIGYQNRPQIFARQIVLPEMLYGRVIEVNERIDATGQTRQGIMPDEQERLRSQLQIARDDGFVACAIVLLHGYRFPLHEQQVAAIAKAAGFAQISVSHQVSPRMKLVSRGDTTVADAYLSPILRRYVNQVATALVTTNRQVVPKAISLEFMQSNGGLTPADTFQGKDSLLSGPAGGIVGAVKIAQAAGFRQIITFDMGGTSTDVAHFAGEYERSLETEIAGVRVCVPMMSIHTVAAGGGSLLQFDGARFRVGPESAGANPGPASYGKGGGLTVTDCNVMLGRIQPAFFPAVFGPEANQPLDHQIVQRQFGQLVQSMLGTAAMTPESIAQGFLAIAVEKMATAIQQISVQRGYDVTTYTLCCFGGAGGQHACMIADALGMRQILLHPLAGVLSAYGMGLADRREVRQQSVELPLVAPNLPLMQPVIQALIKEAQQCIVQQLVEIQSADIQTELRLHLRYEGTDSTLVVPYGDADGTNAIDTIQQSFEQQYQQRYGFIAEHKTLIVAMVEVELILPSQVPVANSAVASRTEALQPVSMVEMYLASGWQAVPVYQQADLQVGDRIEAPALIVEATGTNVLDPGWSAIVDAAGNLVLQRTTAAPTLNVVRDVALPSTPDPIRLEIFNHLFMSVAEQMGITLQQTSSSVNIKERLDFSCAIFDGQGELIANAPHIPVHLGSMGESVRSLIESRGKDLRPGDVYVMNNPYNGGTHLPDVTVMTPVFLTAEALQPTFYVAARGHHADLGGMTPGSMPPHSRRIEQEGVLIDHFQLVDRGVFQTDAMSDLLTQGDYPVRNLSQNLADLQAQVAANQKGVQKLRNMVAQYGPMTVTAYMHFVQENAEAAVRQAIESLQDSEFVYPLDGGSQIRVKITIDPQQRAATIDFTGTSPQSETNFNAPLSVVKAAVVYVFRTLVDDDIPLNAGCLKPLNLIVPVGCLLNPRYPAAVVAGNVEISQAVTNALYGALGTLAASQGTMNNFTFGNERYQYYETIAGGAGAGDGFNGAAAVQTHMTNSRLTDPEVLESRFPVLLKEFRLRPESGGGGKYHGGNGVVRKIQFLESMTANILSGHRRVAPFGLAQGLPGKPGVNYIERSDGTIEPLAGTAQVVVHPGDVFTIETPGGGGFGAAN
- a CDS encoding diguanylate cyclase domain-containing protein — encoded protein: MNWRRQSRLDRWKHWQTWLPSLLATLFVAGLFWLKMLQPLEHLAYQWLFQWRGHLAWDERVVLVKIDEPSLKQLGAFPWSRDRYTQLLNVIKSSQPNTVVFDLVFSELSPADQRFAEAIRQHRQIVIAGAWNQPNRTWQPNPMLRKAAIATGHILQTADADGIVRRIPTYVDRAATLSLPSLQTYQLFANIPEMPLAQSHLWPNWIAPTEQMPQYSFIDLLNGQVTPAALENKIILVGATAAGFNPLMTPFDEESSASGVHLHATLLNNLLQQNLLQPIHGKRWMGLLLLSNLIWSHWLRQVRTFQQLVGSGILVSGWWLLALLALHQSYWLPVAVPGILWLTTSMMHWIMGNIQLEAKNQQLNHLANIDELTQISNRRALEQYLQQEWQRSRREQQPISLLLCDVDFFKQFNDCYGHIAGDECLYQIAQALNLSTKRPTDLIARYGGEEFAVVLPNTDAQGAENLATAILSQVRAKLIPHQKSPISHYVTLSLGLVTVVPDAQIDWLDMIDAADRALYQAKFQGRDRACNAVIKSPTAEFV
- a CDS encoding PhzF family phenazine biosynthesis protein, whose translation is MHDSNLAQPLDFCLVDVFAQTRYTGNQLAVFTQARDLTPMQMQQIAQELNFSETTFILGEAAGGGYDVRIFTPVAELPFAGHPTLGTAYVLQRQVIGAPIETLTLNFQGGVIPVKFDYAAAASAFPERLWMRQNPPQFGAVLTPGDLAPVLGIAPTEIDPSVPIQSVSTGLPFIIVPLRSLNTLQSLQINLPLYYQLIERIEAQAIFVFCPEARSGECQFTVRMFADALGIPEDPATGSANGCFAGYLVEHRYLGCDQIDIQVSQGESIGRPSVLSLRAARCKTTKLIQIDVGGVVMLVAQGQFV
- a CDS encoding septal ring lytic transglycosylase RlpA family protein, with amino-acid sequence MTINKMAWVASGVGCLAIASANPISTASRVWQSMDQIDRHTSTEQSPMYATNLVDEALEYAENSPAGTTLNAVSVDRLNSDPLGELVDHSATAFATPQTHSAHLVTDQIPHRIALNSTQETFWRCPNVQTPRQPQALFAVKMQGCTIGYLSNERGAQRLSQKLDRQLQDPSTDWTSVMPQLLGDQMAIQQGKQMLMSITPAVTSQFDQHPHRLIANWANHIRMVAGAAPLALAQAQKHMYKVIETSDVDRGTASWYGPYFHGRLTANGEIYNQYDLTAAHRTLPLGSFVQVTNRENGRSIVVRVNDRGPYYDEDSRIIDLSYKAAQILHGEDRGVMPIELVVLEARPAFPTTRPIAPQTVALNNTF